In the genome of Croceimicrobium hydrocarbonivorans, one region contains:
- the nadC gene encoding carboxylating nicotinate-nucleotide diphosphorylase — protein MDSEKYHSLIKAALAEDIGDGDHSSNCAFPQGMQGRMKLLVKEEGVLAGVAVAREVFKIVDPQIKMEVLIEDGSRIKPGDLAFHLEGPAHSLLQAERLALNLMQRMSGIATKTRALVDTISHTQARLLDTRKTTPHLRVFEKEAVRWGGGYNHRFGLFDMIMLKDNHIDFAGGVPQAIQKALDYKAKHGLDIPIEVEVRDFKELDQVLESEGVLRVMFDNFSVEDTYRAVELVASKIETESSGGITGETLVAYAETGVDFISMGALTHSVSGLDMSLKAELA, from the coding sequence ATGGACAGCGAGAAATACCATTCTTTAATTAAAGCTGCTTTAGCAGAGGATATCGGCGATGGCGATCATAGCTCAAATTGTGCTTTCCCTCAGGGTATGCAAGGCAGAATGAAGCTTCTTGTTAAAGAAGAAGGTGTTTTAGCAGGCGTGGCCGTGGCCCGTGAAGTTTTTAAAATAGTGGACCCTCAAATAAAGATGGAGGTCCTAATCGAAGATGGCAGTAGGATAAAGCCGGGGGATTTGGCCTTTCATCTGGAGGGACCGGCACATAGTTTATTACAGGCAGAAAGATTGGCTTTAAACCTAATGCAAAGGATGAGTGGCATTGCTACTAAAACCAGAGCTCTGGTAGATACCATATCGCATACCCAGGCGCGTTTGTTGGATACGCGTAAAACTACCCCGCATTTACGTGTTTTTGAAAAAGAGGCTGTTCGCTGGGGAGGAGGTTATAATCATCGCTTTGGTTTATTTGATATGATCATGCTCAAGGATAATCATATCGACTTCGCTGGTGGCGTGCCCCAAGCGATTCAAAAGGCTTTGGATTATAAAGCTAAGCATGGATTAGATATTCCCATTGAAGTTGAGGTGCGTGATTTTAAGGAATTGGATCAAGTTCTCGAATCGGAAGGAGTGCTTAGGGTGATGTTTGACAATTTCTCAGTTGAGGATACCTATCGCGCCGTAGAGCTGGTTGCATCTAAAATTGAAACAGAATCTTCAGGGGGAATAACCGGTGAAACTCTGGTGGCTTATGCTGAGACTGGTGTAGACTTCATTTCGATGGGGGCTTTAACGCATAGTGTCTCTGGTTTAGACATGAGTTTAAAGGCGGAATTAGCTTAG
- a CDS encoding LbetaH domain-containing protein has translation MNPSHSEILHILPGGGFSSEVKALAKSLGYNRFEFYDDGIAYLKNLSELPKEGMAIIAAGSSQLRLKIKSKLPPGLLYPTLIHNSVLLMEPSTTQIGKGTLIAAGSICTTDIQIGDFVIINLHCSIGHGCKIDDFTSLMPGVRLSGDTHIQKGAYLGSNSVVLPNLTIGENAIVGAGAVVTKDVPANATVIGVPARQVKPANRN, from the coding sequence ATGAATCCATCGCATTCAGAAATCTTACATATCCTTCCCGGTGGCGGTTTTTCATCAGAAGTCAAGGCCCTGGCTAAAAGTTTGGGTTACAATAGATTTGAATTCTATGACGATGGAATAGCATACTTGAAAAACTTATCCGAGCTCCCCAAAGAAGGAATGGCAATTATAGCCGCAGGTTCTTCACAGTTGCGACTTAAAATTAAGAGCAAGCTCCCCCCTGGATTATTATATCCGACTTTGATTCACAATTCAGTTCTATTAATGGAGCCTAGCACCACCCAAATTGGCAAGGGAACTTTAATTGCTGCTGGCTCTATCTGCACTACCGATATTCAGATTGGCGACTTTGTTATTATAAATTTACATTGCAGCATTGGTCATGGATGTAAAATAGATGACTTCACCTCTTTAATGCCAGGAGTGCGATTAAGCGGTGATACTCACATTCAAAAAGGGGCCTATTTAGGTTCAAATTCGGTAGTTCTTCCGAACCTAACTATTGGTGAAAATGCAATCGTAGGCGCTGGAGCCGTGGTAACCAAAGATGTTCCTGCCAATGCCACAGTAATTGGAGTACCTGCAAGGCAAGTAAAGCCTGCAAATAGGAATTAA
- a CDS encoding glycosyltransferase family 4 protein: MATRKEVLFIAPFYNAFICGDLQTLQAVYPVKQSVRNWKVRALIPWRWLEQFFMIISRARKTQFIFIEFGGFWSLVPAYLGAILKIPVYIVLHGTDAASLPHYKYGSLRKQWIRKICGASYRKATCLLPVSESLIHTDNSYNEYDQLQGLKQFYPNLKTPIRVIPNGLDFSKWERDQDYVRNNYRFTAVFNDSQFLLKGGDLIEQLALEFPNCEFVVIGTDGPKNPEWRKGKVKYLGRLSQAELKAEFYQSSFHFQLSRFEGFGLSLCEAMLCGCVPIVSSVNILPEIVGNSGFVVEKAEVLSLKMQVKLALESLDLEKRRKEARFLIQDRYAADLRKQQLLKLLEEFS, encoded by the coding sequence TATTTATTGCGCCCTTCTACAATGCATTCATTTGTGGCGATCTTCAAACCTTACAAGCAGTTTATCCAGTAAAGCAAAGTGTTCGAAACTGGAAGGTGAGGGCCTTAATCCCCTGGCGATGGTTGGAACAGTTTTTCATGATTATAAGTCGGGCTCGTAAAACGCAATTCATTTTTATTGAGTTTGGCGGCTTCTGGTCTTTGGTTCCAGCCTATTTAGGCGCTATTTTGAAGATTCCTGTATATATCGTTCTACATGGTACAGATGCAGCTAGTTTGCCCCATTATAAATACGGGAGTCTCCGAAAGCAATGGATTCGTAAGATTTGCGGAGCTTCTTATCGCAAAGCAACATGCTTATTACCAGTAAGCGAATCATTGATTCATACGGATAATAGCTACAACGAATATGATCAGCTTCAAGGCCTCAAGCAGTTTTATCCGAATTTGAAAACCCCGATTCGGGTAATTCCCAATGGCCTAGATTTCAGTAAATGGGAGCGTGACCAGGATTATGTTCGTAATAATTATCGTTTCACCGCGGTTTTTAATGACTCGCAATTTCTACTGAAAGGAGGTGATTTGATTGAACAGTTAGCCCTCGAATTCCCAAACTGCGAATTTGTGGTTATTGGAACGGATGGTCCAAAGAATCCTGAATGGAGAAAGGGCAAGGTTAAATACCTGGGCAGGTTAAGTCAAGCTGAATTAAAGGCAGAGTTTTATCAATCCAGCTTTCACTTTCAATTATCCCGTTTCGAGGGATTTGGTCTTTCGCTCTGTGAGGCCATGCTTTGCGGATGTGTTCCTATTGTATCATCAGTTAACATCCTACCTGAAATTGTAGGTAATAGCGGTTTTGTAGTTGAGAAGGCAGAAGTTTTAAGTCTTAAAATGCAGGTTAAATTGGCTCTGGAAAGTTTAGATCTTGAAAAGCGACGCAAAGAGGCCAGGTTTTTAATTCAGGATCGATATGCTGCTGATTTGAGAAAACAGCAGCTTTTAAAACTCCTCGAAGAATTTAGTTAA